DNA from Brassica napus cultivar Da-Ae chromosome C4, Da-Ae, whole genome shotgun sequence:
TATTTTGTATACTGTTTAGTTGCACTGAGCTTTTCTTTTGCATCAGTAATTCTGGTATTAAATTAAAGAAAACTATATGGATTTGAATCATTAATGAATACATAATTGTGGTGGTGGTAACGTATATGATTGTCTTATGTGTGATATTGACAACATGTCCATGGGATCATCACGAAAGATATTCTTTAGCTTCtgtattattttgttaattgcaacaaaaaaaatataaaaattgccATTAACCATTGATTCATTAATCCCCCAACAGTATGAACAAGAGACTCCATAGCCACAAAGCTCAGGATGATAACAAGATGTTCATAACCAAACACAGAGAGATACAAGGGACTACATCTACAAACACTAACTTATAAATCCGACTCGATCACATAACTTTCCACGACTCAAGCGTAGGGAAGTAACTATCCAACTCCACGGCGGAACCACCGCCACCACCAACACCGGACTTCACCGTCGACGCCGTACTTGACTGAAAAACCGAACTCGCCGGCGCTGAAACAGAGCTAAAATCGTTGATCATGTTCTCCTGGTGATGGTTCGACAAAAACGACGACGTATCAAGCGTGGGAACCACCGAGGATGACGATGGTGGTAGCCTGGTAGCGAGCCTATGCGGCTCCGGCTTCACGATCGGAGAGAAAATGCCGTGGGAAGAAGAACCGATGAACTTCGCGCCGGTGACTTGCTGAACCATCTGCCGGAAGTTAGCCGCGTCCGCCGTTATAAAGGTTGTCTGAGACTTCTTCGTTGAGACTCGAGATCGGCGTTTCGCTGGTTTATCTCCGGAGACGCCAGGACCACGCTTCCGGTTCGCCCCACCAGCGCCGGAGATGTCCAGATCTGAGGCGAAGGAGACGTTAGAGAGCGTTTGCGGAGGAGAAAGATCGGCAACGGCGGCGGAGTCGAAGTAAGCCGAAGGAGAAAAAGGATCGGTGGGTGTAGATGTAGAGATGGATCTGTGAAGAGCTTTGGCGAGTATGTCACTGTCGTGATCAGGAAGTAACCAGGAGTCGATGTTGAAGCTTTGTCGGAACGACCAAGGCTCAACGCTCGCCAATCCATCAGACGAcgccatgttttttttttttaaaaccacaGTGAAATTCGAGTTCTAAGACGGTAAAAAACGAATATAGAATTTTGGAGCTCTCTTGTTTTTTCTTATAGGAGTGGGGGATGAAGTTAGAGAGTGAAAGAATGAAGGCGGAGGAGAGATAATAAATAGGACGGCGGAGGGAGAGAGTGTAGAGAGAGAAAACGCgtagagaggagagagagagagattaagtAAGACACGCGTCAGCAGTGTTGTACGGATGTCTGACTCAGCTCTGTTTGGTCTACGGTCTTAATTGATTAAACCCATGAGTCCATGACCCAACTTATCCCGTATTAATTAACGATAATGACGTCCCTAGTCTTCATACTTGAGGATGTCGAGAGTTATTTAGCGTTATTAATTGCATCATtcttattcattttattttatgaatttgtaATGCAATATAGTTTGTTGCTTTTTACTCCTTctattttttaatacatttaataCATGACATTTTAGAAAGAAACAAATTGTTTCAAATTGGatgatgttttaaattttaaatttattaatatttttgttatattaccatatatattatatcttcTATTTTGTTATTGATTGATTTGtaattagataaataattaatgatgtttttgttaagaaaatagaagaaaaaaaatgttttttaatctATGTATATAGCTCTAATTATAGTGCGACATTGTACACTTATCTAATTTTTTGTGTCTGTCTAAATCTTATACCAACCTACAAACAATGAAACAAACATACATatcttttttacaaaaaaaaaaaaaacatgcatatcTAAGATTGCGAGGAAGAacattaaaagaatatttgataataaatcCAACCATCCATGGTTTGACCCATTCAACAACTATACTACGTACGTTATTGAGTCACTCTCCTTTAATGTTCTACACCACATACCAAGAGTTTGACCTATTCAATGTTTCTTGGTAtttcctttatttttatttttttttggaccgGGCGCTCTCTAGAATCCCGGAGGAGTCGAACCCGGGTGCTTTGGGATCCAGTTCACTCTAGTGTTTTTACCACTAGGCTATTTTGTCccggcttttttttttttttttgcgctcTCTGGAATCCCGGAGGAGTCGAACCCGGGTGCCTTGGGATCCAGTTCACTCTAGTGTTTTTACCACTAGGCTATTCTGTCCCGGCCCTTTATTTTAAATTGcaaattttcgtagggggtttttgccaaaactaatccacaacttgattttaacccaaacctatacccaaacttgaatcaaatgcaaaactaacctaaaaactttgtgaaattacagttcagccccttgtgaccaaacaaaaaaacataagctatttttacgaatatagccctagtaagtcgtctgagtcgtctgagatgttggaagtcgtctggacaacttcaaagtaagtcttctcgtgtagctgatcttaaaaataatttataaattttttaaaaaatattttgataagcgaaaaattaaaatcttgtaattataaacagttttaagtgatataaattaaaatataacaaaattgaattgttttcaacatagatgagtgtaagtagtgaatcatggtattctttggtATAGGGTTtgtaaacatatgttgtagtattgtatgtattcttagggttagcttttggaaagcttgaatgtttttttgaaaaattaattttttacctatacgtgtttatttttgtgtatagtaaacacttttgaagtttaatttgattttatgaagtgtttagttagttaattaagtttaggggttatgtttaggatctagacgacttacatttcagtcgtctagtgaagaaattaaaatagacgacttacatgtaagtcgtccaaatattcccgcctaaaatttttttaaacaattattttcccgcttaaataatttaaaccagacgacttacttgtaaatcgtctgggaagtcttctattttagtttcccgctaaaaatattttaatttcccagtaaaaatattaaactcttctggacgacttacaagtaagtcgtctaggaagtcgtctgaatcaaaaatatttaacctaattggattttttgtctccctatataaagaaaaatttacacattctctctcctcctctcaaatggatgcaacaaaaatgtaatgttcatctttctaaaactcttcaacccctctctaatctctttgacttgaaaacaccaaactttatatgaatttttcagttttgtctcatgtatttcttactaatctatctcttttgcaggtttttaattagatggtactcatcttccactcatttaaaggtagatctattaattttagatatgtatttttgtgtgttctataaatgtagatttatctaatttttcactcattttctctgtttttaagtcatttgaacgtttttggatatgcaggtttttcatatctggatttgatatgcagatttttcatatctggaagacttctgagacgacttacatgttagtcgtctaaaatataatgcactagacgacttccaggaagtcttccagacgacttccaggaagtcttccagacgacttccaggaagtcttccagacgacttccaggaagtcttccagacgacttcttggaagtcatctggacttcatggaagtcttctggcgaagtctccctttcataatagatctgagagttttggtaagtttttatgtctgatttttcttcatttggtaacttcttgttgtataaagttcttacttttttcccaaactaaaactctccaaacccactctaatctctttgacttgaaaacaccaattatatgaatttttcagttttgtctcatgtctttcttactaatctatcttttttgcaggtttttaatcagatggtactcatcttccactcatttaaaggtagatctattaattttagatatgtatttttgtgtgttctataaaggtagatttatctaatcttccactcattttttttatgtttttaagtcatttgaacgtttttggatatgcaggtttttcagatctggatttgatatgcaggttttttagatctggaagacttctgggacgacttacctattagtcgtctaaaatataatgcattaGACGACTTCCGGGAAGTCTTCCAGACTActtccatttcagtcgtctggacttcctgaaagtcgtctggacttcctggaagtcgtctggagtagaagtcgtctggacttcctggaagtcttctgacaaagtcttcttccatatcaagtggagtccaagcttgtttttgtagaggaatgatttataatagttttgtttgtgatctgttttgtgaattgcatgtctactcttttagttgtgatttttttgtaaaatcagtaataatgtttcccaagatg
Protein-coding regions in this window:
- the LOC106445245 gene encoding calmodulin-binding protein 25, which translates into the protein MASSDGLASVEPWSFRQSFNIDSWLLPDHDSDILAKALHRSISTSTPTDPFSPSAYFDSAAVADLSPPQTLSNVSFASDLDISGAGGANRKRGPGVSGDKPAKRRSRVSTKKSQTTFITADAANFRQMVQQVTGAKFIGSSSHGIFSPIVKPEPHRLATRLPPSSSSVVPTLDTSSFLSNHHQENMINDFSSVSAPASSVFQSSTASTVKSGVGGGGGSAVELDSYFPTLESWKVM